The following proteins are co-located in the Gossypium hirsutum isolate 1008001.06 chromosome A02, Gossypium_hirsutum_v2.1, whole genome shotgun sequence genome:
- the LOC121214025 gene encoding uncharacterized protein isoform X2, with translation MEESNNYGHQHPLLLILNQEQMIHNQSGVTDCSRCGEKVSAPCFCCAELCGFYLHKVCADAPLELNHPFHHDHPLLLMDSHLITKPNYSSGFNCDFCDEEDNKFVYHCSCCELDLHIKCALFTFNIAENNLKELDHVALQHPLISTENGDEELEDYIECFGCREPLAKYTHFSRDCGFNLHEKCAELPFRLNLVCHQEHPLVLQFYSEQLSCKICCLETRRIGFVYGCSPCKFVVHVECASQSPLHTNHEHPFTLFNGHQHPLFLMLNQEQLMDNQKGVTDCSMCGEKVSAPCFCCAEHCGFYLHKVCAKAPLELNHPFHLNHPLLMQNAPYSSGMYICNFCNKSGHKSVYRCSSCELDFHIKCALFTFNIAENNLKELEHVALQHPLIPTENGDEKLKDVSNCFGCREPLANYTRFSPFRGFNLHEKCTEIPFKLNHVWHRKHPLVLQFNSERLSCKICCQVTMRRGFVYGCSPCKFVVHIECASQSPLQVIKSTNHEHPFTLLLRQVPFTCDGCGTEGNHVAYTCGICNIIIHKNCISLPLIIKSKWHDHHLLHTYFHHIEDFRVLNCLRCHDEVNTEHGSYYCSKCNGIFHVKCALKDKDSYEIVENEDETEMPNESSIIVIESNDAGEATKIKHFKHMHNLMSGPFVGGYENSCDGCMLPISDPFYYCSECVFFLHKACAELPKMKNVWHHDCKEPLALISDKAFVCQLCWHISNAFAYECCGCKRKTCLRCVIALTPGARTCLKHEHPLFYYTKHNGKCNACGMTRHWGMAIQGAFCCKDCDFVLHLRCFSLPITARHKCDEHLLSLTHHDDNSYSEHHYCDICEGSRDPNYWFYNCATCDTSAHVYCVLRQYPFLKLRSIYEENDHPHPLTFVKKKYYYPDCDKCGKPCEGMALECSKSECKYIVHWHCVRSISLWD, from the coding sequence ATGGAGGAGTCTAACAATTATGGCCACCAACATCCCCTGCTTCTTATCTTGAATCAAGAGCAGATGATCCACAATCAAAGCGGTGTAACTGATTGCTCCAGGTGTGGGGAGAAGGTCTCTGCTCCATGTTTTTGCTGTGCGGAGCTCTGTGGGTTTTATCTTCACAAGGTATGTGCCGACGCACCTTTGGAGCTTAATCATCCTTTTCATCACGATCATCCTCTTCTTCTTATGGATTCACATCTTATTACAAAACCGAATTATTCATCAGGGTTCAACTGTGATTTTTGTGATGAAGAGGATAATAAGTTTGTTTATCACTGCTCTTGTTGTGAATTGGACTTACATATTAAATGTGCtttgtttacatttaatattgcTGAGAATAATTTGAAAGAGCTGGACCATGTTGCCCTTCAACATCCTTTGATTTCCACTGAAAATGGTGATGAAGAACTTGAAGATTATATTGAGTGCTTTGGGTGTAGGGAACCATTAGCAAAGTATACACACTTTTCTCGTGACTGTGGATTTAATTTACATGAGAAATGCGCCGAGCTTCCTTTCAGACTGAATCTTGTGTGCCATCAAGAACATCCTCTTGTTCTACAATTTTATAGCGAACAGCTTTCTTGCAAGATATGCTGCCTCGAAACAAGGCGAATAGGATTTGTTTATGGTTGTTCTCCTTGCAAGTTTGTTGTTCACGTTGAATGTGCATCGCAATCACCATTACATACAAATCATGAACATCCATTTACCTTGTTTAACGGGCATCAACATCCCTTGTTTCTTATGTTGAATCAAGAGCAGCTGATGGACAATCAAAAGGGTGTAACTGATTGTTCGATGTGTGGGGAGAAGGTGTCTGCTCCATGTTTTTGCTGTGCGGAGCACTGTGGGTTTTATCTTCACAAGGTATGTGCCAAGGCACCTTTGGAGCTTAATCACCCTTTTCATCTCAACCATCCTCTTCTTATGCAAAATGCACCTTATTCATCCGGAATGTACATTTGCAATTTTTGCAATAAATCTGGTCACAAGTCTGTTTATCGCTGCTCTTCTTGTGAATTGGACTTTCATATTAAATGTGCtttgtttacatttaatattgcTGAGAATAATTTGAAAGAGCTTGAGCATGTTGCCCTTCAACATCCATTGATTCCCACTGAAAATGGTGATGAAAAACTTAAAGATGTTTCTAACTGCTTTGGGTGCCGGGAACCATTAGCAAATTATACACGCTTTTCTCCTTTCCGTGGATTTAACTTACATGAGAAATGCACTGAGATTCCTTTCAAATTGAATCATGTGTGGCATCGCAAGCATCCTCTTGTCCTACAATTTAATAGCGAACGGCTCTCTTGCAAGATATGCTGCCAGGTAACAATGCGAAGAGGATTTGTTTATGGTTGTTCTCCTTGTAAGTTTGTTGTTCACATTGAATGTGCATCACAATCACCATTACAAGTTATTAAGAGTACAAATCATGAACATCCATTCACCTTGTTGTTAAGACAGGTTCCATTCACATGTGATGGGTGTGGCACTGAAGGAAATCATGTTGCCTATACATGTGGTATATGCAACATTATAATCCATAAAAATTGCATTTCATTGCCTCTCATTATCAAAAGTAAGTGGCATGACCATCACCTTCTTCACACATATTTCCATCATATTGaagattttagggttttgaaTTGCCTAAGATGCCATGATGAAGTCAATACAGAGCATGGTAGTTACTATTGTTCAAAGTGCAATGGTATATTCCACGTGAAGTGTGCATTGAAGGATAAAGATTCATATGAAATAGTAGAAAATGAAGATGAGACTGAGATGCCCAATGAAAGTTCCATCATTGTTATTGAGAGCAACGATGCTGGAGAAGCTACAAAAATAAAGCATTTCAAGCATATGCATAATCTAATGTCAGGTCCCTTTGTTGGAGGATATGAAAATAGTTGCGACGGGTGTATGTTGCCAATCTCGGATCCGTTTTACTACTGTTCAGAAtgtgttttttttcttcataAAGCGTGTGCCGAGTTACCTAAGATGAAGAATGTTTGGCATCATGATTGCAAAGAGCCTCTAGCCCTTATTTCTGACAAAGCTTTTGTGTGTCAACTATGTTGGCACATATCTAATGCCTTTGCTTATGAATGTTGTGGATGTAAGAGAAAAACTTGTCTCCGATGTGTGATTGCTCTTACTCCTGGTGCTCGAACATGTTTGAAACATGAACACCCCCTCTTTTACTACACAAAGCACAATGGGAAATGCAATGCTTGTGGTATGACTAGACATTGGGGTATGGCTATACAGGGGGCATTCTGTTGTAAGGATTGCGATTTTGTGCTACATCTTCGTTGTTTTTCACTTCCAATTACAGCTCGTCACAAATGCGATGAGCATCTTCTTTCACTCACTCATCATGATGATAACAGTTATTCAGAACATCATTATTGTGATATCTGTGAAGGAAGTCGAGATCCAAATTATTGGTTTTATAATTGTGCAACATGTGATACTTCTGCTCATGTTTATTGTGTTCTTAGACAATATCCATTCCTCAAACTCCGGAGCATTTACGAAGAAAATGATCATCCACACCCACTCACCTTTGTGAAGAAGAAGTATTATTACCCAGATTGTGATAAATGCGGTAAGCCTTGTGAAGGTATGGCTCTTGAATGCTCAAAGTCAGAATGCAAATATATTGTTCACTGGCATTGTGTAAGATCCATTTCTCTATGGGATTGA
- the LOC121214025 gene encoding uncharacterized protein isoform X3, producing MFLLCGALWVLSSQGFNCDFCDEEDNKFVYHCSCCELDLHIKCALFTFNIAENNLKELDHVALQHPLISTENGDEELEDYIECFGCREPLAKYTHFSRDCGFNLHEKCAELPFRLNLVCHQEHPLVLQFYSEQLSCKICCLETRRIGFVYGCSPCKFVVHVECASQSPLHTNHEHPFTLFNGHQHPLFLMLNQEQLMDNQKGVTDCSMCGEKVSAPCFCCAEHCGFYLHKVCAKAPLELNHPFHLNHPLLMQNAPYSSGMYICNFCNKSGHKSVYRCSSCELDFHIKCALFTFNIAENNLKELEHVALQHPLIPTENGDEKLKDVSNCFGCREPLANYTRFSPFRGFNLHEKCTEIPFKLNHVWHRKHPLVLQFNSERLSCKICCQVTMRRGFVYGCSPCKFVVHIECASQSPLQVIKSTNHEHPFTLLLRQVPFTCDGCGTEGNHVAYTCGICNIIIHKNCISLPLIIKSKWHDHHLLHTYFHHIEDFRVLNCLRCHDEVNTEHGSYYCSKCNGIFHVKCALKDKDSYEIVENEDETEMPNESSIIVIESNDAGEATKIKHFKHMHNLMSGPFVGGYENSCDGCMLPISDPFYYCSECVFFLHKACAELPKMKNVWHHDCKEPLALISDKAFVCQLCWHISNAFAYECCGCKRKTCLRCVIALTPGARTCLKHEHPLFYYTKHNGKCNACGMTRHWGMAIQGAFCCKDCDFVLHLRCFSLPITARHKCDEHLLSLTHHDDNSYSEHHYCDICEGSRDPNYWFYNCATCDTSAHVYCVLRQYPFLKLRSIYEENDHPHPLTFVKKKYYYPDCDKCGKPCEGMALECSKSECKYIVHWHCVRSISLWD from the exons ATGTTTTTGCTGTGCGGAGCTCTGTGGGTTTTATCTTCACAAG GGTTCAACTGTGATTTTTGTGATGAAGAGGATAATAAGTTTGTTTATCACTGCTCTTGTTGTGAATTGGACTTACATATTAAATGTGCtttgtttacatttaatattgcTGAGAATAATTTGAAAGAGCTGGACCATGTTGCCCTTCAACATCCTTTGATTTCCACTGAAAATGGTGATGAAGAACTTGAAGATTATATTGAGTGCTTTGGGTGTAGGGAACCATTAGCAAAGTATACACACTTTTCTCGTGACTGTGGATTTAATTTACATGAGAAATGCGCCGAGCTTCCTTTCAGACTGAATCTTGTGTGCCATCAAGAACATCCTCTTGTTCTACAATTTTATAGCGAACAGCTTTCTTGCAAGATATGCTGCCTCGAAACAAGGCGAATAGGATTTGTTTATGGTTGTTCTCCTTGCAAGTTTGTTGTTCACGTTGAATGTGCATCGCAATCACCATTACATACAAATCATGAACATCCATTTACCTTGTTTAACGGGCATCAACATCCCTTGTTTCTTATGTTGAATCAAGAGCAGCTGATGGACAATCAAAAGGGTGTAACTGATTGTTCGATGTGTGGGGAGAAGGTGTCTGCTCCATGTTTTTGCTGTGCGGAGCACTGTGGGTTTTATCTTCACAAGGTATGTGCCAAGGCACCTTTGGAGCTTAATCACCCTTTTCATCTCAACCATCCTCTTCTTATGCAAAATGCACCTTATTCATCCGGAATGTACATTTGCAATTTTTGCAATAAATCTGGTCACAAGTCTGTTTATCGCTGCTCTTCTTGTGAATTGGACTTTCATATTAAATGTGCtttgtttacatttaatattgcTGAGAATAATTTGAAAGAGCTTGAGCATGTTGCCCTTCAACATCCATTGATTCCCACTGAAAATGGTGATGAAAAACTTAAAGATGTTTCTAACTGCTTTGGGTGCCGGGAACCATTAGCAAATTATACACGCTTTTCTCCTTTCCGTGGATTTAACTTACATGAGAAATGCACTGAGATTCCTTTCAAATTGAATCATGTGTGGCATCGCAAGCATCCTCTTGTCCTACAATTTAATAGCGAACGGCTCTCTTGCAAGATATGCTGCCAGGTAACAATGCGAAGAGGATTTGTTTATGGTTGTTCTCCTTGTAAGTTTGTTGTTCACATTGAATGTGCATCACAATCACCATTACAAGTTATTAAGAGTACAAATCATGAACATCCATTCACCTTGTTGTTAAGACAGGTTCCATTCACATGTGATGGGTGTGGCACTGAAGGAAATCATGTTGCCTATACATGTGGTATATGCAACATTATAATCCATAAAAATTGCATTTCATTGCCTCTCATTATCAAAAGTAAGTGGCATGACCATCACCTTCTTCACACATATTTCCATCATATTGaagattttagggttttgaaTTGCCTAAGATGCCATGATGAAGTCAATACAGAGCATGGTAGTTACTATTGTTCAAAGTGCAATGGTATATTCCACGTGAAGTGTGCATTGAAGGATAAAGATTCATATGAAATAGTAGAAAATGAAGATGAGACTGAGATGCCCAATGAAAGTTCCATCATTGTTATTGAGAGCAACGATGCTGGAGAAGCTACAAAAATAAAGCATTTCAAGCATATGCATAATCTAATGTCAGGTCCCTTTGTTGGAGGATATGAAAATAGTTGCGACGGGTGTATGTTGCCAATCTCGGATCCGTTTTACTACTGTTCAGAAtgtgttttttttcttcataAAGCGTGTGCCGAGTTACCTAAGATGAAGAATGTTTGGCATCATGATTGCAAAGAGCCTCTAGCCCTTATTTCTGACAAAGCTTTTGTGTGTCAACTATGTTGGCACATATCTAATGCCTTTGCTTATGAATGTTGTGGATGTAAGAGAAAAACTTGTCTCCGATGTGTGATTGCTCTTACTCCTGGTGCTCGAACATGTTTGAAACATGAACACCCCCTCTTTTACTACACAAAGCACAATGGGAAATGCAATGCTTGTGGTATGACTAGACATTGGGGTATGGCTATACAGGGGGCATTCTGTTGTAAGGATTGCGATTTTGTGCTACATCTTCGTTGTTTTTCACTTCCAATTACAGCTCGTCACAAATGCGATGAGCATCTTCTTTCACTCACTCATCATGATGATAACAGTTATTCAGAACATCATTATTGTGATATCTGTGAAGGAAGTCGAGATCCAAATTATTGGTTTTATAATTGTGCAACATGTGATACTTCTGCTCATGTTTATTGTGTTCTTAGACAATATCCATTCCTCAAACTCCGGAGCATTTACGAAGAAAATGATCATCCACACCCACTCACCTTTGTGAAGAAGAAGTATTATTACCCAGATTGTGATAAATGCGGTAAGCCTTGTGAAGGTATGGCTCTTGAATGCTCAAAGTCAGAATGCAAATATATTGTTCACTGGCATTGTGTAAGATCCATTTCTCTATGGGATTGA